One Artemia franciscana chromosome 7, ASM3288406v1, whole genome shotgun sequence DNA segment encodes these proteins:
- the LOC136029248 gene encoding uncharacterized protein LOC136029248 encodes MKTQGLYCVIAVLLQCSHATIPIRIPIPIQIPSGLKLLAPAGLALKKGATIVQKGIAKKKSLAGLAGLAGLAGLAGLKGKKHNGGDQLSMAAIPIAPQPYSQGYNDYSSSYGSPSYSAAPASYDYPQQSYNPIAPSTYGVPTSGGYENSEYTSGYSDPAIIAPQMPVTLVTLPETNELQGKKQGFHMPSFSEMAAAPFKFMDKHKKKNGVQSTSAGVQSPSALMFPISSQGSSIPFNLLPSSPMTAQAFPSPMSSSQSSYGDTSYSAQAQQPYYQPEAQEQYSAIGYESPPPYSPAADPYSVPQGSYSQYAPEPQKQTYDAPTVDQYSSVQSY; translated from the exons ATGAAAACCCAGGGATTG tattgtgTGATAGCTGTGCTTCTTCAATGCAGTCATGCAACTATCCCAATAAGAATCCCTATTCCCATTCAGATACCATCAGGGCTTAAGCTTCTTGCACCAGCAGGACTTGCACTCAAAAAAGGAGCTACTATTGTACAAAAAGGAATTGCAAAGAAGAAATCCTTAGCTGGACTAGCAGGGCTCGCCGGACTGGCTGGATTAGCAG GGTTAAAGGGGAAGAAGCATAATGGAGGAGATCAACTTTCAATGGCGGCAATCCCTATTGCACCCCAACCATACTCTCAAGGCTATAATGATTATAGTTCAAGTTATGGTTCACCCTCGTATAGTGCAGCACCAGCCTCATATGATTATCCTCAACAGTCCTACAATCCTATTGCACCGTCTACTTATGGTGTACCTACATCAGGAGGCTATGAAAATTCTGAATACACAAGTGGATACAGTGATCCTGCAATTATAGCACCTCAAATGCCAGTTACATTGGTAACTCTACCTGAGACAAATGAATTACAAGGGAAGAAGCAAGGATTTCACATGCCTTCCTTCAGTGAAATGGCAGCAGCTCCTTTTAAATTCATGgataaacacaaaaagaaaaatggtgttCAATCTACATCCGCTGGTGTTCAATCTCCATCCGCTCTTATGTTTCCTATTTCTTCTCAAGGATCTTCTATCCCTTTCAATCTTCTGCCATCGTCACCAATGACAGCTCAAGCATTCCCATCCCCAATGTCTTCTTCTCAGAGTAGTTATGGTGATACATCTTATTCTGCACAAGCTCAACAGCCATATTACCAGCCAGAGGCCCAGGAACAATATTCCGCTATAGGCTATGAATCACCACCACCATACTCTCCGGCAGCTGACCCCTATTCAGTTCCACAAGGCAGCTATTCTCAGTACGCTCCTGAACCCCAGAAACAGACTTATGATGCTCCAACGGTGGATCAATATTCGTCAGTGCAATCTTACTAG